A window of Actinomadura viridis genomic DNA:
ACGAAGCCCAGGAAGCCCACCCGGTCCACCCGGGATCCGGCCTCGGTCTCGTGGTGGTCGGTGGTCACGAGCTCGTGCACCTCGCCGGCGCGGACGCAGCGGCTGGCGAACGGCTCCAGCCGCATCCCCCGGTCGTCGCGGCGGTGGACGAGCACCTTGACCAGCGTCCCGCGCACCGTCCGCTTGGGCCCGTCCTCCTGGACGGACTTGTGGACGGACTCGTGGACGGGCAGGGACTCGGACACGGTCATGCTCAGCTCCCCTCCCACATCGGGCTGAGGGACCGTTCGGCCCGGTAGGAGGCGTCCACCAGCCGCAGCGCGGCCAGGCCGCCCGCCGAGGTGTCCCGCCCCTCCCGCACGGCCCGCACGAACGCCTCCAGGACGCCCACGTACTCGTGTTCCAGCGAGCTCTTGAAGCCCGGGTGGCCGGCGAGCATGTCGGCGTTCAGGACGGTCCCGTCGGCGAGCCGGACCTCGACGTCCTTGCACTCGCCCGACATGTACGACCAGTCCAGCTCCACCGTGGCCGTGGGGCCCGCGGCGGTGCGCAGCGCGATGCGCGCCTTCCGGTCCACCCCGTCGCCGTCGCGCTCGATCTCGGCCTTGTCCACCTCGACGTCGCCGAGGAACAGCCGGACCA
This region includes:
- a CDS encoding DUF6917 domain-containing protein; its protein translation is MTVSESLPVHESVHKSVQEDGPKRTVRGTLVKVLVHRRDDRGMRLEPFASRCVRAGEVHELVTTDHHETEAGSRVDRVGFLGFVEIANAGVIDRGDEVWAGDRLVGTVLGFDSCHFPNHYNVLIRADAPRTGPELRLEPEVPIRFQQRLRPAPASAPS